The following is a genomic window from Nicotiana tabacum cultivar K326 chromosome 3, ASM71507v2, whole genome shotgun sequence.
TTTTTTTTcggggaaaaatattttctagtgtttggttagatagtaaaaaataattttaggaaaataatttttatgttaCTCTCCTCAACCCACCTTCCCCAAAATCCCCATATTTTTTGTACTCCTTCCCCCCTCCCCTCAAACCCCgaactctattttcttcaagaatttaattattcatttCAAATTCACACAAACTCAAAGTAATTAATGTGTTACTTTACTTTTATCACACAAGAATAACGTTAAAATTTGAGTTtgataacaaaacaaaaacaaaaaaaacaattacaagaaaatacacatgattttacaccacaacaaaaaatgGGCCATGTTTTTAAAGTTTACCCGCTATAGTCCAGTTTGTATAGAATTTGAAGGAAAGATTTCAATCACTAACCTAGTTCTCTTTTTTCCTACACGCCCAAAATGCTCTCTCTCCATGTGCCTCTTCATTCTCTACAGGCCATCATCTTCTATCCTCTGTATTTTTTTGATCTATCTCCCATATTCATTTTTTATCTTCTAGAATTTTTAAATCTATATTTCATCCTATCTTTTCTCCTCTCTAATTTCCAGATCTAATTTTTCTTAACTTTTTTTAATTCTCTCAAACTTTTCTAATGCAAAAAGATGAAAGTCTAGAGTAAGATGAAGAATATGAAGTTAGTTGTTCATTTGAAAGGATTGAGGAAGAAAACATTTGACCCATTAATGATTTAAGTAATTTTGATTGATAAATCTCGAGTCTCTTACTGTGAGCATTTAGTATCGAAATACAAGTCCCAAAAATCATAATTCTGCCACTAACGAAGCTAAAGTTTTCAGATCTAGAAGTTTTCATTGTGAATTGGTGCTTCAATTCAGATGGGTATTGACTAATAATAGTATTATTGATCGGGTGAGACAAAATTTAAGAATTTGGGATTCATCTAGACCTATCTTGAGCTGattggttcttcttcttcttttttcttgttctttttgaTAATATTGGTGTTAAAACAGAGGTGTAGTGATGAACATAAGGTATTTTTCAGTGCATATGCCGTATAATTGGTGTTTATACACActtatacaaatattatataattatgtataaaatAGGTATAAGTGTATAGATTTGTGTATAAtgatgtataattatattttttttcaatgtATAAGGGTGTATATACATTATTATTGTACAAGAGGTCTTCATGAAAGTTTGACACTTTTTTTTATATGgtaaatattgtgttgaaatAAAGGTTTAATGATGGCTGGAAAGTTTTTTTCTAATGTAAAATATGCATGTTGAATTTATGTACATTCAATGCATATGTTGTATACTCATacatatgtattatatatatattgtataaatatgaatataagtgtgtgtatatatatatataaatgacaATAAACTCTTTTTTGGTAAATTCCGGacataaataaggtaaagagagatatatatatatatatatatatatatatatatatatatataaaatgacaATATAATCCTTTTTTGGTAAAGTTCGGACAAAAATAAGGCAAAGAGAGGGGGAAAAAGTAAGGATTTAAAATCACGTGATGACTTGACTTTTTGTGAGATAGTCACATTAATCTGGAAGAGAAAAAAACAAATAGgagaaatagaaaaaagaagaaggaaagagaTCATTATGAGATTGATGTCAGACGATAATGTCAGTCAAACAATGATGTTAGAGGGCTTCATTGGCTATACGGATGAAAACTTAAAATGGTGGGTACGCAAATGAAGAGCACCTATGTGGGCTGCACTTATGTGAAATTAAATTATCCCAAgctttattttattgaaaaagaaagtatcttttctacatcatgaaagaaaattactcattttgttgaatgaaagaaaatgctTTTACGAAAAGaatatactcattttgttgaaataaaaaaaaatactctatCTACAACATAAAAAATACTCTTAATAATAGTTCTATTTAGGTTGGTGATGGGCGAGGTGGGGGTGTCGGTTCTGGGGGAGGGTGGTTTGGGGTAGGGTGGGTGAGGGTGGGTTGGTGTGCTTAGAAAATAGGGTGGAGAATGTTaaaaaagaattttggaaaatgttttacCTTCTTTTgataggaaaaatatttttctccaattaGAGAAAAATATTTCCAAagcatttaagccaaccaaacataaaaaaattaaaaaacattttccgaaaaatatttttcttcgtacCAACCACACCCTAAAAATTGATTAGGATTGATATGTGGAAGTAGCCAAAATGAGCTCATTGACGGACGTTTCAATGTGAGCGTCCCCTTCTAATATTATTAATGTCATATCTTCTGATGCTACGACATGTAACTACTAACTAGTATATTGACGTAACTAACTCTTAGAAGATTACTTATTACACTACTTCATCCGATTCAACAAATTTGCTTTTAGCACGCATCAACAATAATCCAAcataattccactagtggggtctgggaagggtagtgtgtacgcagatatTATCTCTACCCTGgggtaaagaggttgtttccaatagaccctcggcatccttccctccaagaactccctacacgcccattaagaaaatattaaattttatacaaaaatacctactATGACTAAACTACCCCTAATTAAACATTAATGTAAGGAgaaagaaaactttttagggatatgtaTATAGGGgttattttgtaaaaacaaattgaattctttcttgattacatagctggacacttattttgaaccaaattgaaaaaataaattgatcacttattgtgaacGGGAGGAGTATCTATTTCGTGATCGCCAGCTTAAATGCAAAAGCACAAACATCTTTTCTTAATAGAAACGTCATATTCGACCAATGGCTGTTCGCATATTAAACACTACCCATTCTTAGGGATTTATGTTtctaatttttgaaaagaatctGAGCATCCAATTCTAAACCTTAAGGCTATGTTTAGAGTAGCCCATGATCATTTAAAACCTCTTTGAAATCCTTACAGAATCGAAAAGGGACGAGTATAGTATTCTCTAATAAGAGGACGATCTCAGCAGAAAAACGGTTATCAGCTCTAACATATTATTCCGAAATGTAGAGACGTCAATCCAAAAGAATCTAATTTGAAAATGATTCAACTATGGAGaactaaaagaaaaaacaaatggagcaaaaaaaaaaagtatagtAGGGTCAAATATACCACAGAATTATATCACGAGAAGAGTGCTGTTGTTCAGTTGCCTATCACGCTGAGAACGAATGGGGTTAGAAATGTTTACTAAGATCTTGGAGTTAAGTTGCATGTCTTGTTGGGACGAGGAACTTGTTCAACACGATTGGCAAGACTTAGGTTCTGTGACTTTGAGACCATGTTGATCATAGATGGAGTCTCATAGCCAATGGCGCCACTATTGCTTGAGCTACCACCTTGCGATATTATTTGTGTTGTTGTGTCTCCTCTAGTTGTGGCTCTTTGCCAAGAATGTGAGCTCAAACCCGAGAGAACATAGGCTCGTCCTGTTTGTTCATAGCGTTCCCTGCTCGCCATCCTCTCTCTGATTTCGGTGAGTTCAGTGTCAAGCCAGTTACAAAGAGCATCACCTGCTTGCGCAGATACAGAAGATAGAAGAGAGGATCTTCTATTAGCTAGAACAGCTTGAGCACCCTCAAGATTTCCCATTTCTGCCATCTGTTGTGCCTCTGCAATGGTTTCTGCTACCGCCAGCCTGTTTATCTGTCTATCAACCTCACGACTTACTAGCACATCTGTAGGAGACAGTACTGGTGGCCTACGTATCTCAACTGTCTCACCCTCCACACTGACCATCTCTTCGGATGTGGCATTTTTGTAACCACATGTAATTTGCAACAGAGATGTCTTTGTTGCGCTTCCTTCAATTTCAGCTGAGGGAACAGACAAGTAGACAAGGAATTCTTTTTCCTCATCTGCATACAGGTTCCCAATGTTTATTACACCTTGCTTTCCCTGTACAGAAATTTCACTTGTATATCTTCCTGAAGGGATGGATCCAATATCCACTCCACGAGATGCTGACCTAACAGTAAGTTTTAGCTCCTGGGCTACAACACTGAGGAGACCACCAATACACATTGCAAAGGCATCTTGGACAGTACCAACAGTCTCAATGAATGAAAATGTACCACCTGATGCATCTGAGATAGCATGCATAGCAGAGGAATCATGGTCTAAACCAAACCCAAATGTATGCACATGAAAAGTTGGAAGCTGGTCTGCTGCTAGTGCTTCTCTATTGCGAGGACAAATGGAAGAAGGCAATAGATTCAGATATTCTGGGCCTGATGTTGCATTTGAGGATCTGCGGTTCCTAGGACTATGCCGTTGGTTGGCATTATCCCCGTTATAGGTGTCTCTCCCATCTGACAAGAGAACAATGCTAGCAACTGGATTCCTTTCACGCCTTTCTTCAAGAACTCGGACCCCCTTTTTGAGCCCTTCCACGATATTTGTCCCACCATTTGCTGAAATGGCATTGACAGCCTGTGCAGCCTCTCGACGCCCTTGCTCTGTCATCCTTCGCAAGGGAAAGTTTCTTTGAGCTCCGGATGAAAACGTAACAATAGCTAGACGGTCAGAAGGCCCCAAGTTATCTATGACAAAACAAACTGCTTGCTTCAGGAGTGACAATTTTGATCCAGCCATGCTGCCACTAACATCTAGAACTGTGACTAGGTCAATACGCGCACGCTCTCGGTGCCGAGCATCATCAGCAAGTGGGGGTGCCCTTACTCCAACAAGAACAGCAAATCTTGACACAGCTTCGGAAGCCGCAACTGCAGAATATTCTGGAAAAGCTCTCAAGACTACACTCTCTGAATGAACAGTGGAAGGGGAGGAGGTCTGGTCCACGGTAATGCTGGGAAGAGGTTCATCATCAGAGAAGTGAAGGGGCTCAGGAAGGGGGAGAGATACCGGTGGTGGAACACGAGAAACATTGTCAGGGTAATGATCTTCAAGTGGAGAGACACGAGTCCGTCCTGCACTGTTAATGGTTGCATCAGTACTGAAGGACGACATGAGAGGAATCTCTTTCCATTTGCATCTGCAGATAGGGCAGAGGTAGTTTCCATGCTTAACACTGTTGGCAATGCAGCTGAAGTGGAAGGAGTGGGAGCATTCAGCAGTGAATATGGCCTGACCATTCCCAGGTTTCATACTCCCAAGGCAAATGGCACATGTTCGCTGCAATCACAATAAAATAGACAAAGTGGCAAGTATAGTGAGAATACTGTAATCAGCCAATAAATATATCCGTATGTAACCACATGTCCCTAGTCAATTCCTCAATTAACTTAAGAAACATTGATGAAGCTATAGTTTATATATCCACTCAAAAAAAATTGTAGTGGACTCTGTTGAACAGCAGGTTAACCAAAGCACAGAAATTTGAATCTATCATAAGGTATACATGGGACAAGGGCAAAGAAAAGCTAAGTAAAAGAGCAGCAATACCAATTTTCTGACCAAACAAACTGATGAAGTCACCAAGCAATCGCACCCGAGGGTGCGGTCCAATGATCAATGAAGTGGTGTAAAGGTTCAAATCCTAACGAAGGCAAAAAATAATAGATGATTCTTCTTGTCTGCCTAAGCCTTAGTGGGCAGAGTTACTATATGCCGGCACTAGTGGCTATTCGGTGGAATAATCGAGGTTCACGCAAGTTAACTCGGACTCTTAtcattataaaaaagaaaaagaaaaaagaagttactaAGCAATCATGCAAAGACTTTCATGACATAAGCCCTTACTTGCAACCTTTGCCCCCAGTGTGACATTCATGGTTAAAACAGTAAAACTGCTTCGACTGTACATTCACGGTAAGTATTTTCAATAATAAAAAGGTTCTGGAACCTTTGGGCTTTTTTCCGGGAATAGATAAGTCACTCGGACCCAGTTACCGACTCATTCAATAACTTAAATCATTGATGAAATAAGCTTTTGGAATCATTAGGTATATAAGTATTAACTTTATGAAATATCGATCAAAATGAAGTCATTTGTTTAAGCAGTAAGGACTTTTCgataaaatatactccaataaAATATACATGAGGACATCTAGTTACCTAAACCAAGTActgacaaaactaatgaaatatcTGAAAAGGGTCAAACTATCCCTATCGTTTGCTAAATGGTTTATAAATACCCTCCGTCTATCTATCCGTTCAAAAAAATACACTCCGCCCATTTATCCGTTCAAAAAAACACACGAAGTTAATTCTATTAACAAAAATACCCCGCGATTAACGGCAAAACTTGTGGATCTTTTATTTAATGACGTGACGATTTTTAATTGGGCCACGTGACAATCTTTGACTGGAACAAAAAAAACATTTCATTAGTAGTGGCAATTGCTACTACTAACCAATTCTAGCAAATTAGCATTTCAATATGAAAAACTAACTGCATCTTGCCCACATCTAATATACTCCATGTGAAGCAAACACGTAGTGGCATAAAAAAAAAGTCCGTCCTTTTCTAGGTGGCAAAGTCAATTGTTGTTACGTCTAAGCTATTGCCAATTATAATCCTATATTTTATAGAACTGGTCCAGCTTCATTCAATCCAACTTCTTTTACTAGACATGGGCACACACACATAGCTGGCGTAAGAAGTTGTCAAAAAGATCTCAGCCAGATCCCCCATTTGTCCAAAcctgaaatcatcaaaattctcaGCTACCCAATAAATAATCTACCTCTTATCttatttaaaaaatgaaatgaGTCGGTAATAAATAGTTTTGGTTGTTCTAATGCGTAGGATATTGGTTGTACCTTCATTAATAGTGGTTGTACACTAGCATCAATTTTAAGAGTAGAAAAGGTATTTTCACAAAGACAAACTCAGAAAAAGCCTGGCACGGAAACCCAAGAAAGGTCAACTTTTAGTTCTCAACTACTCCTATTTAGACAACGAAATGACCTTTTTGACCTTTACAAAAGGGCGTTGATACCAAAGTAGAGCGGAGGGCAGTATAGTAATCATCTATGCATTCGTCATCTAATGCCTTGTAAAGCTGGCTTTCCTTTTAGTTTATTCATTGATTCAAATAAACCAAACAAACGTGATAAATTAAAAAGTGAATTCCCAATAGTACCCCGGCTCAGATCCCCCAAAACGGAAGAATCCAGTAAATTTCGCAAAATAACGAatgtatttttgtccaaaatcaATTCTCCCTCCAGTTTAGGAAAAGCACAAAATTCTGCTCCATTTTCGCGATGGTAAAATAGCAGTTGTCATCACCGGTGAAGCAAAAACCGACTTTCCGGCGAATCAAAATGGATAACAAATCAAATACTACCGGCGAAAAACAAGGAAGAAACAACCGAAAaactcaacaaaaaaaaagaaaaagaaaaagaggacaaaattatttaaaagaaaagagaaaagcggACCTTAGAGGATCGGGAGGTGGAGCTGAAACTTCGGGAGAAACGGGAGAAAGAGGAGGAAGAAGGGGCGGAGGGCggccgaggaggtggtggtgattTGGAATTGGAACCGGAGGATGCACCATTATCGGTAGGAGACTTAGGCTGTTGCCTAAACGACAGCGTCTTCTGCAGTTTGCTCCATGTCCCTGACATTCTTCTCGTTTTAGCTCTTTCTATAGAGCAAGAAAAAGGAATATAATGGATTTTAGGGTTTGGGTTTGTATGGGAAAAAATAACAAACGTGAAAttggagaagaagagagaaaaaagaaagacaaTTTGGATTTTAAAATAGTGACAAGAATTTTGTTTGTGTGATACGGCAAAGTGTATCTGATTTGATCTAATTAATTATTCGcccttcttctctctcttttgaTTTGGTTCCAAAAACGGAAGGGCTTTTCATTTTAGCAAGGAGTAATTGTATGGGTGAGAGAATAAAACTGCATGTTACCATTTtcagtaataatagtaataaataaaGTAAGAGAGGGAAGAGGGGAGTAATTTTGGGCAACTTTCAATTTCATTTATTGTAATATATCTTCATATTTTAATTGTCTAGATCCTTATAGCTGActttttggtaatttacaattCTCGCGGTTAGGTCCGCAAACAAGTGTTACCGAGACTAGAATACGGGAACTAAATATTTAGTATGGTGTCATTTGATTGCAAAGCGGGATATTTAGAGATTAACAAtcttaaaattataattaaaaatttaggATTATAATTCTAAGATTACTATTCCACATCCAATATGGGATAGTTATATAACCATTTTGATATAAATTTTGTACCGATATTAGCTAATACCAATAACTAAACATAGGACAAATACAATCTAAAAATTAATCCCGACCTCCCGAGATTATAATACCTAATCCCAATAATCAAATGCCCCTAACGTTATTTTTTATTCGGAGTAGCTAGGATTATTATACGGCATTGAATGTATAAGAACAATATCAAAATTTTGTATAACTAATCAATGATTGCTTATGCCGAAAAATTAATTCAGCCAAATACATGACTAGATAATCCCATATTTTATTCAAAGACTATTTTTCTCTATCGCATGAATCAAACTATCAATTATTTGTAAATTCTGGTAAATGCTAATTCGTGTTTCCTGAAAAGGCGGAGCACCTGATCATCTGATCACTCCTAAAGAAATGTGATAGGGGATTATGTACGGATACAAGGTCATCTCGAGTGAGCATCTTACAACTCAGCATAAGCTTTTGGTTATGAACTTAGATATCAGGTAGACGAGGATGTGGAGGGTTTTGTCTGGTCTATCTAGGGTTAGGTGGGGTGTGTTGACTAAGGACAAAGCACAGGAGTTGGGGGAGAGATTGAtggctatgggagcttggaggagtagtggggatgCAAGCTGTATGTGGACTATGATAGCGAATTGTATTAGAGAGCGACGAGAGATGTGATAGGGGTCTCGAAGGATTTCTCTGGTGGACACAAAGGGGACCGATAGTGGAACGAAGAGGTTCAAGGAAAATTGGAAGCTAAGAAAATAGCTTATTTGAAGCTAGTAGAAAGCATATGCGAGGGGGAGAAGAGGGCTAACAGGGAGTGGTATAAGAAGGCTAAGCAGGAGGCAAAGTTAGCAGTTACTACGGCTAAGACCGCTACGTTTGGTCATTTATATGAAGAACCTGGGGACGGAGGCGGGGACGGGGACAAGAAGTTGTACATGCTGGCgaaggtgagagagaggaagactcgtgatctggaccaagtgaggtatATAAAAGATGAAGAGGGTAAAATTTTGTCGGAGGAGGCTCAAATTTGGAAGAGATGACAGCCTTATTTCTATAAACTCTTGAATGAAGAGGAAGATATGAGCATTGTGCTGATGGTAGActataatcccgtattttagtctcttattgcactataattcactgcactttacttgtgttgagctttaattagtagtgttttgcacttattttgtattatatgccgtgtaggagtgattccgagttatttAGATGTTGCGGAACAAATTCGAtttatttggagctttgaagtctaagtagaagcccaagggattaaaccGGGATCGTCTTCGGGGGTCAAGGACCAAGTCAGGATGTCAAAAATTGAAGAAACGAACTCACTCTACAAAAAATGCACGGTCGCGCCGACtcaaaaattgaagaaacaaaCTCACTCTACAAAAAATGCACGGCAGGCAGCGCGACAGTGCAAATTATGCCCAGAAATGAAATTGCAAAACATTCTGGAATTGTCCACAAGCACGCCGCATGCCGCGGGGTGCGGCGCGGCGTGGTAGCACAAAAATATTAGGTTGACTTCCCATTTCTGCTAAAAAGGGTAATTTCGTTCGGGGTTTATTGGGGGTTAActtaaatacacacaaaaaacaccatttttgggacttttgacaacATTTTTTTAGCTAAGAAGGCTtgggaagaacacaagcacaaggatttcatcattccttcctcactcaagatccgggtttggattgaatttatgttttcctatattttagttacatttgtgaagaacttctccatgtctatggagtagttccttttgagttttgatggatttggtgtattgatgattgtttgtggattataactctatatttatgtatttgaatcatttttggaagatttaattgttgcatctatattcacttgttcttgtaattgaaagaggcataacttgtgatatctttgcactattttgttggttgagttcatagattcttctaagtaatcgaaagaggctagttgaattgttaaTTAAACCTAATTAGGAAAATAATCGAAAGTGGTTTTCCTAAAGATCGAtacactacgcattcttgcatatctttacagtgcttaaattggttcatctcgtgaggttaagacttaatcgagagagaagTTTTTGCTGAgtgtttgaactaataatagagtgaattcgagagattcACTCGAACATTGGAAGTGAactatctagagttagatcccgaacaattatcttgcacttattCCGTCAAAACACTATCATCTCCCACCGATAACCTTAATTATTTATTCCTTATTTTGATAGTACTAGTTAATAGCTGTAGATTTTATATTCTTAGTTAAATCTTATTAATCGTATAAATATCAACTATTGATCCTCATAGATAGCAATCAAGATacaaactacgagaatactgtttaaatctaaTTCTTGTgaatacgatattatattatactatctttgactagcgagcacaatttaagtgagtgttttgtgctcgtcaaattttggcttCGTTGCCTGGGATTGGCAATCAacagtgtttgaaatagtttgtagtgcttattcagtaatttattttatttttattttattttattcttcatgGGTTTCTCATCTGTGTGCAGGCAACAAGATAAGTCCATGGTGTATGATACGATCTTCTTGTAAAGAAGTAATACCCTCAAACCAAAATTGGAAAAACACTTGCGGCAACTGAGGAAGGAGAAAGAGTTCACCGTAAAGTTCGTAGGGCAACCTTCAACCCAAGAACACATGGTTAATAGTGTTGACAACGAGGTAGAGGCAATGCAACATAGAGAAGAAGTTGCAAGGATAGCAGTTGAGGCAGCCCGTAGAGCTGCTGAGAAAACTGTCGAAGATAATAGGGGTCGAAGATTCAATCTAAATCGACTCTTGATTGAAGATCAGTTCGAGAATGCGGTACCCAGGCCTGGTACAGCATTGGGTGATTATGCCAGACGAGTCTATATTCAAGGATtgtcaagtgttagaccacctccaattgtaGCAAATAATTTCTAGTTGAAGCAAGGTTTGCTTCAAACCATTCAAAACAACTGCTTTTTCATAGGGAAGATGAATGAAGGTCCAAACACGCATttgatggacttcgaggagattatgaacacctttcaatacaatagGGTGTCACTAGATACAGTGtatttaagggcattccccttttcacttaaagatgatgcgaagctgtggcttcgaagcttgccaaatggatcaattagaacatgggaggaaaTGACCaaaaaatttcttgataaatatatATCCTCGGCTAAGACGggaaagtttagaagagaaatccataacttctgctagAAAAAGActgaaactatttttgaagcaAGTGAGAGGTTTAAGGATAGTTAGAaggtgtcaacatagcggaattgaactttggatgcaactccaggattttgggatggattgacaccggcctcgCATAAAACATTGAGCAATATAATTGGAGGCCGTTTTATGAAGAAGACTCTAGAtgagatagttacaattcttgatgagttatccGAAGATGCTAATCAGTGGCCCCTTGAAAGAGTGGAAAGAAGAaaatcaactggtgttcaccaagttgaggCTACTACATCTGTGCAAGTACAATTTGATGCTATGGATAAAGAAATACAAAAGCTAATTGTATCTTCGATGCAAAATGTACACCAcacagcttgtgatatatgtggaagaggataccttactcatgagtgtcaagcctcaactgaggaagtgaatgttgtaggAAACTATAATTTTAATGTaatgggtcagaggcaccccgacttttcatggagttcacctgggggtactgcaagtgcatggcaacaaaacaacccTAGATTCCAGGAACAAGGAGCTCCAAGTTTTCAAAATTAGCAGAGGCAGCAGTATCAGTCTCCACTATCAAATCAATCTAGCATAGAAGATCTTATGAAGACATTCAttatcaagacagatgagaggctTGATGCCCATGATGCAACTATCAAAGAATTGAGTACATATTTTCGTAGCCTAGAAAGATAGGTTGGGTACTTAGCTACTCTAATATCTAAGAGAGTCCCAGGAACACTCCCGGATGATACAGAAATAAATCCCAAAGAAATAGTAAATGTTGTAACTTTGAGAAGTGAGAAAGATTTGAAAGATCTCACCCCAATCCAAAAAGATATgaaacatgaaaaagaaagcgGGGAGTAGCTGAAGAATGCTATCGAAAAGAGGAAAGAAGGAAAATCGAGAAGGGAGGAACTTGATATGAGCAAGCATATGCCTGCGCTATCTTTTCCCCAAAAGATAAGTAGAGAAAAGCCAGGCAAGCAGTTCGAGAGATTTCTAGATGTGCTGAAATAAGTTCATGTAAACCTACCATTCAtagaagtgctctcacaaatgtcGACTTATGCCAAGTTCTTGAAAGAGATCCTAACAAATAAGAGGAAAATAGAAGAGatctcagtggtcaagctcacagagcattgcagtgcaatattgcaaaacaaactcctaCAAAAGTAtggagatccaaggagttttaccctaccttgctctttaggcactACTTAATTTTGACAAGTctctatgtgattctggtgcctcaattaatctaaTGCCTCACTCTATTAACAAGGaactggagaaggagattggagagataaggtctgcaccaatatctttTCACATAGTAGACCAAACGACTCTAATACCCGAGGGAATAGTTGAAAATATCTTAATTcaggtagataagtttgtattttttgtagattttatagtggtaaagttggatgtaacgacccgactgat
Proteins encoded in this region:
- the LOC107765836 gene encoding E3 ubiquitin-protein ligase WAV3 isoform X1, which encodes MSGTWSKLQKTLSFRQQPKSPTDNGASSGSNSKSPPPPRPPSAPSSSSFSRFSRSFSSTSRSSKRTCAICLGSMKPGNGQAIFTAECSHSFHFSCIANSVKHGNYLCPICRCKWKEIPLMSSFSTDATINSAGRTRVSPLEDHYPDNVSRVPPPVSLPLPEPLHFSDDEPLPSITVDQTSSPSTVHSESVVLRAFPEYSAVAASEAVSRFAVLVGVRAPPLADDARHRERARIDLVTVLDVSGSMAGSKLSLLKQAVCFVIDNLGPSDRLAIVTFSSGAQRNFPLRRMTEQGRREAAQAVNAISANGGTNIVEGLKKGVRVLEERRERNPVASIVLLSDGRDTYNGDNANQRHSPRNRRSSNATSGPEYLNLLPSSICPRNREALAADQLPTFHVHTFGFGLDHDSSAMHAISDASGGTFSFIETVGTVQDAFAMCIGGLLSVVAQELKLTVRSASRGVDIGSIPSGRYTSEISVQGKQGVINIGNLYADEEKEFLVYLSVPSAEIEGSATKTSLLQITCGYKNATSEEMVSVEGETVEIRRPPVLSPTDVLVSREVDRQINRLAVAETIAEAQQMAEMGNLEGAQAVLANRRSSLLSSVSAQAGDALCNWLDTELTEIRERMASRERYEQTGRAYVLSGLSSHSWQRATTRGDTTTQIISQGGSSSNSGAIGYETPSMINMVSKSQNLSLANRVEQVPRPNKTCNLTPRS
- the LOC107765836 gene encoding E3 ubiquitin-protein ligase WAV3 isoform X2, which encodes MSHWGQRLQRTCAICLGSMKPGNGQAIFTAECSHSFHFSCIANSVKHGNYLCPICRCKWKEIPLMSSFSTDATINSAGRTRVSPLEDHYPDNVSRVPPPVSLPLPEPLHFSDDEPLPSITVDQTSSPSTVHSESVVLRAFPEYSAVAASEAVSRFAVLVGVRAPPLADDARHRERARIDLVTVLDVSGSMAGSKLSLLKQAVCFVIDNLGPSDRLAIVTFSSGAQRNFPLRRMTEQGRREAAQAVNAISANGGTNIVEGLKKGVRVLEERRERNPVASIVLLSDGRDTYNGDNANQRHSPRNRRSSNATSGPEYLNLLPSSICPRNREALAADQLPTFHVHTFGFGLDHDSSAMHAISDASGGTFSFIETVGTVQDAFAMCIGGLLSVVAQELKLTVRSASRGVDIGSIPSGRYTSEISVQGKQGVINIGNLYADEEKEFLVYLSVPSAEIEGSATKTSLLQITCGYKNATSEEMVSVEGETVEIRRPPVLSPTDVLVSREVDRQINRLAVAETIAEAQQMAEMGNLEGAQAVLANRRSSLLSSVSAQAGDALCNWLDTELTEIRERMASRERYEQTGRAYVLSGLSSHSWQRATTRGDTTTQIISQGGSSSNSGAIGYETPSMINMVSKSQNLSLANRVEQVPRPNKTCNLTPRS